Proteins from one Salaquimonas pukyongi genomic window:
- a CDS encoding acyl-homoserine-lactone synthase: MIRYITPEKRHRHRAELKQYFALRKRVFCDKLGWVETDGKPIETDRFDGLFNVYLLCIDPPTGAVSGGVRLMPTTGPTLLHSVWADMLPEGAQLRSPHIWEATRFCVDEAMTTRKSNLLNRATLALSIAVADFGNANGISHVVAVCERYFFDMAGVYGPQAEIISSRLDDNGLEIGCGVWSTAAIRDRLTWSRMLTGNVEPAIVRKVA, translated from the coding sequence ATGATCCGCTACATCACGCCTGAAAAACGCCACCGCCACCGCGCGGAACTCAAACAGTATTTTGCGCTCAGAAAGCGCGTCTTCTGCGACAAGCTCGGTTGGGTGGAAACCGATGGAAAGCCCATTGAAACCGATCGGTTTGACGGATTATTCAATGTCTACCTGCTGTGCATCGACCCGCCGACAGGCGCCGTATCGGGCGGGGTGCGATTGATGCCGACCACCGGGCCAACGCTGCTGCATAGCGTGTGGGCCGACATGCTGCCTGAGGGGGCACAACTACGCTCCCCCCACATCTGGGAAGCAACCCGGTTCTGTGTCGATGAAGCAATGACCACGCGAAAATCCAACCTGCTCAACCGCGCCACGCTGGCGCTATCCATCGCGGTTGCCGATTTCGGCAATGCCAATGGCATTTCCCACGTGGTGGCGGTATGCGAGCGCTACTTCTTCGACATGGCCGGCGTTTACGGGCCACAGGCGGAAATCATCTCAAGCAGGCTGGATGACAACGGGCTGGAAATCGGCTGTGGCGTGTGGTCGACAGCGGCAATCCGCGACAGGCTTACCTGGAGCCGGATGCTCACCGGCAATGTCGAGCCGGCCATTGTGCGCAAGGTGGCCTGA